A stretch of Geotrypetes seraphini chromosome 2, aGeoSer1.1, whole genome shotgun sequence DNA encodes these proteins:
- the NHLRC1 gene encoding E3 ubiquitin-protein ligase NHLRC1: MSASTSKQIRAMQDLVYIAEVNLLECKVCFEKYGQQEPRRPRNLTCGHVLCSACVSSLARPALECPFCRRACSPSRTSDCLPLLHLRDIFSRVASDPVSSDATEEAEGPVVRLSPARFSLNFSFGGWGLLVSPTGMTVCPKLGCIAVVQDGKKRIKLFSMAGACIQQLGEKRDSGGSVRYPLDVAMTSDGYLVVTDAGDRSVKVFDLKGRCKLVVRGIFCLPWGVDVNPQNEILVTDTEAGALWLLQADLRKEQVKRSQRVHSSLCQPRGVAVCPATGTLAVIEHLSTGGTRVKLFSSSMAFIGQMDSLGLSSLLPSEIHAGGVAFGRGGAILVTDVQNGAVLSLGTARDFPSVRTLVTRGLCYPTAVNWLENESLVVLDSGDHSVKIFAGC; encoded by the coding sequence ATGTCTGCCTCGACCTCAAAGCAAATCCGGGCCATGCAGGACCTCGTGTACATAGCAGAGGTCAATCTGCTCGAATGCAAGGTCTGCTTTGAGAAGTACGGCCAGCAGGAGCCACGCCGGCCCAGGAACTTAACCTGTGGCCATGTTCTGTGCTCAGCGTGCGTCTCTTCCCTGGCACGGCCGGCGCTGGAGTGCCCTTTCTGTCGTCGGGCCTGCAGCCCGTCTCGAACCAGTGACTGCCTGCCCCTGCTGCACCTCAGAGACATCTTCAGCCGTGTGGCTAGCGACCCCGTCTCTTCAGACGCCACAGAAGAAGCAGAGGGTCCAGTGGTCAGACTGTCACCAGCAAGGTTTAGCTTAAACTTTTCTTTTGGAGGTTGGGGACTGTTAGTCAGTCCTACTGGCATGACGGTGTGCCCGAAATTAGGCTGCATAGCGGTGGTGCAAGACGGGAAGAAGCGGATCAAACTTTTCAGCATGGCTGGGGCGTGCATTCAGCAGCTGGGAGAGAAAAGAGACTCTGGCGGCAGCGTCCGATACCCCCTGGATGTCGCGATGACTTCGGATGGCTATTTGGTGGTGACAGACGCTGGAGACCGCTCCGTGAAAGTGTTTGATCTGAAGGGCAGGTGCAAGTTGGTGGTCCGGGGGATATTCTGCCTTCCCTGGGGTGTCGACGTCAACCCCCAAAACGAAATTCTGGTGACGGACACCGAGGCCGGGGCGCTGTGGCTTTTGCAGGCGGATCTCAGGAAGGAGCAAGTGAAGAGAAGCCAGCGGGTGCACTCCAGCCTGTGCCAGCCGAGGGGAGTGGCAGTCTGCCCCGCCACCGGCACTCTGGCTGTCATCGAGCACTTGAGCACGGGAGGAACGAGAGTGAAGCTGTTCAGCAGCAGCATGGCATTCATTGGCCAGATGGACAGTTTGGGCTTAAGTTCACTTTTGCCTTCGGAAATCCATGCGGGGGGCGTGGCCTTTGGCAGAGGGGGGGCTATTTTGGTGACAGATGTACAGAATGGAGCGGTGCTAAGCCTGGGGACAGCCAGGGATTTTCCTTCAGTCCGGACTCTTGTCACTCGTGGGCTCTGCTACCCTACAGCTGTGAACTGGCTGGAGAACGAGTCCTTGGTTGTGCTGGACAGTGGAGACCATTCTGTCAAAATATTTGCAGGCTGTTGA